A genomic segment from Diceros bicornis minor isolate mBicDic1 chromosome 5, mDicBic1.mat.cur, whole genome shotgun sequence encodes:
- the CIB1 gene encoding calcium and integrin-binding protein 1 isoform X2 produces the protein MGGSGSRLSKDLLAEYQDLTFLTKQEILLAHRRFCELLPLEHRTVEESLQIRVSLEQILSLPELKANPFKERICRVFSTSPTRDSLSFEDFLDLLSVFSDTATPDIKSHYAFRIFDFDDDGTLNREDLSQLVNCLTGDGEDTRLSASEMKQLIDNILEESDIDRDGTINLSEFQHVISRSPDFARAQFT, from the exons atggggggctcgggcagtcgCCTGTCCAAGGACCTGCTGGCCGAGTACCAG GACTTGACGTTCCTTACGAAGCAGGAGATCCTCCT AGCCCACAGGCGGTTTTGTGAGCTGCTTCCCCTGGAGCACCGGACTGTGGAGGAGTCACTGCAGATACGGGTGTCCTTGGAGCAGATCCTCAGCCTTCCAGAGCTCAAG GCCAACCCCTTCAAGGAGCGAATCTGCAGGGTCTTCTCCACATCCCCAACCAGGGACAGCCTGAGTTTCGAGGACTTCCTGGACCTCCTCAGTGTGTTCAGTGACACAGCAACCCCAGACATCAAGTCCCACTATGCCTTCCGCATCTTTG ACTTTGATGATGATGGAACCTTGAACAGAGAAGACCTGAGCCAGCTCGTGAACTGCCTCACGGGAGATGGCGAGGACACCCGGCTCAGTGCTTCAGAGATGAAGCAGCTCATTGATAAT ATCCTGGAAGAGTCTGACATTGATAGGGATGGGACCATCAATCTCTCTGAGTTCCAGCATGTCATCTCCCGTTCACCAGACTTTGCCAG GGCTCAGTTTACATAA
- the CIB1 gene encoding calcium and integrin-binding protein 1 isoform X1: protein MGGSGSRLSKDLLAEYQDLTFLTKQEILLAHRRFCELLPLEHRTVEESLQIRVSLEQILSLPELKANPFKERICRVFSTSPTRDSLSFEDFLDLLSVFSDTATPDIKSHYAFRIFDFDDDGTLNREDLSQLVNCLTGDGEDTRLSASEMKQLIDNILEESDIDRDGTINLSEFQHVISRSPDFASSFKIVL from the exons atggggggctcgggcagtcgCCTGTCCAAGGACCTGCTGGCCGAGTACCAG GACTTGACGTTCCTTACGAAGCAGGAGATCCTCCT AGCCCACAGGCGGTTTTGTGAGCTGCTTCCCCTGGAGCACCGGACTGTGGAGGAGTCACTGCAGATACGGGTGTCCTTGGAGCAGATCCTCAGCCTTCCAGAGCTCAAG GCCAACCCCTTCAAGGAGCGAATCTGCAGGGTCTTCTCCACATCCCCAACCAGGGACAGCCTGAGTTTCGAGGACTTCCTGGACCTCCTCAGTGTGTTCAGTGACACAGCAACCCCAGACATCAAGTCCCACTATGCCTTCCGCATCTTTG ACTTTGATGATGATGGAACCTTGAACAGAGAAGACCTGAGCCAGCTCGTGAACTGCCTCACGGGAGATGGCGAGGACACCCGGCTCAGTGCTTCAGAGATGAAGCAGCTCATTGATAAT ATCCTGGAAGAGTCTGACATTGATAGGGATGGGACCATCAATCTCTCTGAGTTCCAGCATGTCATCTCCCGTTCACCAGACTTTGCCAG CTCCTTTAAGATTGTCCTGTGA